A window of Solanum stenotomum isolate F172 chromosome 3, ASM1918654v1, whole genome shotgun sequence contains these coding sequences:
- the LOC125860144 gene encoding 1-Cys peroxiredoxin-like, whose translation MMAAYASKFGERGVKLLGLSCDDVQSHNEWIKDIEAYNKGQKVTYPIIADPKRELIKQLNMVDPDETDSSGHKLPSRALHIVGPDKKIKLSFLYPASTGRNMDEVLRVVESLQKAAKYKVATPANWKPGEPVVIAPGVSNEEAKEMFPQGFDTANLPSGKCYLRFTNV comes from the exons ATGATGGCTGCTTATGCTAGCAAGTTCGGTGAGAGAGGAGTTAAACTTCTGGGACTTTCTTGTGATGATGTTCAGTCTCACAATGAATGGATCAAGGATATTGAAGCTTATAAC AAAGGACAAAAAGTGACATACCCAATCATTGCTGATCCCAAGAGAGAATTGATTAAGCAACTCAACATGGTGGATCCTGATGAGACAGATTCCTCTGGCCATAAGCTTCCTTCTCGTGCCCTTCACATCGTAGGCCCTGACAAGAAG ATAAAGCTGAGCTTTCTGTACCCAGCAAGCACTGGAAGAAACATGGATGAAGTGTTGAGGGTGGTAGAGTCACTGCAGAAAGCGGCAAAGTACAAAGTTGCAACCCCAGCAAACTGGAAACCGGGAGAGCCGGTGGTGATAGCACCCGGTGTCTCCAATGAAGAAGCAAAGGAGATGTTTCCACAGGGTTTTGACACTGCCAATCTTCCATCTGGCAAGTGTTACCTCCGCTTCACCAACGTTTAA